The Candidatus Methylomirabilota bacterium genomic sequence CGCGGGGTCATTGAACTCGACGGAGCACGTGGCGAAAAGCGCCACCCGAGCCCGAGGATGGAAGGACGGCGAGCGTCGCCGGTCGAACCAGGCCGAGAAGGTCTCGCGGTGGAAGGGCGGCAGCTGCCGGTCCTTGTGGATGCCGACGACGGCCTGCATGAGCGCGCGCTGCGGCGGCAGCGAGGACGCCCAGTTGGACAGCGGCGCCGTCAGGCTCCCGAGGCGCCCGACCAGCTCGGTGTTGCCGAGGAACCGGTCCTGGAGCGTCACGCCCTTCTGCCTGGCTTCCGCCGAGCGAGAGCGGAGCATGAGCCGCGGAAAGTCCACCTGCCAGCGGTGCGGCGGCGTGTACGGACAGTGGTTGTAGCAGAGCTTGCACTGGTAGCAGAGATCGACGACCTCCTTGACGTCCTTGGCCGGCAACTTCTCGACGTCGCCGTCCACCGCCTCCGTGTCGAGCCGGTCGAACATGACCTTGAACGACGGGCAGAGCGGCAGGCAGCGCCGGCAGCCGCTGCAGATGTCGTAGACGCGGCGAAGCTCGTGATCGACCAGTTCCAGGTTCCAGAATCCGGGCTGCCGAATGTCCAGCGTCATGTTGACCTCGTGACGTACGGCGGGGCGGCGCTCTTATGCCGCCCCGCCAACCAAAGAAGAAACAGGCTAGATCGCCTCGGCCGGGTCCTTGCCCGCGATCTGTTTCAGCCCCTTGGCGAAGCGGCCCGCGTGCGACTTCTCAGCCTTGGCCAGCGTCTCGAACCACTCCGCCAGCTCGGCGAAGCCCTCGTCGCGCGCGGTCTTGGCCATGCCCGGGTACATCTGCGTGTACTCGTAGGTCTCACCCGCGACGGCCGACTTGAGGTTCGCCTCGGTCTTGCCGAACGGCTCCCCCGTCGCCGGGTCGCCGACTTCCTTCAGGAAGTCCATGTGCCCGAAGGCGTGGCCGGTCTCGGCGTCGGCAGTGTCCTTGAAAAGGCCTGCCATGTCCGGGAAACCCTCGATGTCCGCCACGCGGGCGAAGTAGACGTACCGGCGGTTCGCCTGCGATTCGCCGGCGAACGCTTCCTTGAGGTTCTCGTGGCTCTTGGTGCCCTTGAGGCTCTTGCCTGCCATGGTGTGGCTCCTTATTAATGAAATGAGACCGTTGGGAAAACCCTACGGTGAACGTCGCGGCCGGTGCGGCCGGGCCTTCGCGGACCGGCACTGCGGACAGCGGCCGAAGAACTCGATGCGGTGGTGCGTGATGGCGAGTCCGGTGCGCGCCGCGATCCGCACGCGGAGCGCCTCGGCGTGGGGCTCGGCCAGCGGGCCGTCGACGTCCACGATCCGGCCGCAGCGCACGCACGTGAAGTGGTGGTGCGCGTCCATGTTGGCGTCGAACCGGGCGTGGGGACCCGGAATCTCGGCCGCCAACCCTTCGGCGACGAGGAGACGCAGGTTGCGGTAGACCGTGCCGAGGCTGACGCGGGGCAGCCGGCGGCGCACGAGGCGGTACACCCACTCGGCCGTCGGGTGCGACTCCGTGTCGCGCAGCACCTCGAGGATCACCCGCCGCGGGCCCGTCAGCCGGAGACCGTGGGCGCGGAGGGCCGCATCGGGACTCTTAGGAATGGTTCTCATTACGAAATGGAGGCTACACGCCCGCCGCCGGGCTGTCAAGGGCGACCCAGTTGCCGCGCCGGTGCCGCCTCGGGTAAACTTTCCATCTCAGGAGGACCTATCGGATGGCGCAGCCCCTCTGGCTTCGGATCGAGGGAGCCAGGCAGAACAACCTGAAGAACGTCACGCTCGCCATCCCGCACGACCGGGTGACGGTCGTGACCGGCGTGTCGGGCTCGGGCAAGTCCTCCCTCGCCTTCGACACGATCTTCGCCGAGGGGCAGTGGCGCTACATCGAATCCCTGTCGGCCTACGCCCGCATGTTCCTCGAGCGGCTCGACCGGCCCGACGTGGATCGCATCGAGCACATCCGCCCGGCGATCGCGCTCGAGCAGAAGAACCCGGTACGCACCGCGCGCTCCACCGTCGGCACGGCGACCGAGCTCCACGACTACCTGCGCCTGCTCTTCGCGAAGGTCGGGCGCGTCCACTGCCCCACATGCGGCAGCGAGGCGAGGAGCGACTCGGCCGAGCGCGTGGCGGACGAGCTGATCCGCGACCACCCGGGCGCGGGCGCCCTGGTCTGCTTTCCCCTGCCGGCCGCGCCGCGCCCCGATCCGAAGGCATTCGTGGCCGCCCTCGTGCAGCGCGGCTTCGCCCGCATCAAGGTGGGAGAGACGCTGCTCGACCTGGCCGAGGCGCAGTCGCCGGCGGTCACTCTGCCTGCCCTCGACGGCCAGCCCGTCCAGGTCGTGCTCGACCGCGTGACGCTTTCGCCCGGGAGCCGGCGCCGCATTACCGAGTCGCTCGAGACGGCTCTCGGCGAGGGCGACGGGCGCGCCGCCGTGGAGATCGTGGGACATGGCCCGCTGACGGTGAGCCGCGAGTTCCGCTGCCCGCGCTGCGAGATGCCCCTCGCGCGGCCCCAACCCCTCCTCTTCTCGTTCAACCATCCGCTCGGCGCCTGCCCCGAGTGCAAGGGCTTCGGTAACATCCTGCGTTACGACGAAGCGCTCGTCGTGCCCGACCCCTCGCGCAGCCTCGGCGAGGGCGCCGTCGCGCCCTGGTCGCAGCCCTCGGGGCGCCGGTACCAGAAGCAGCTCCTGAAGGCGGCCAAGAAGCGGGGCGTGGACATCTCGCGCCCCTACGCCCTACTCGCCCAGAAGGACCGCGACTGGATCTATCAGGGCGGCGACGACTTCCCCGGGATCCAGGGCTTCTTCGAGGAGATCGAGGGCTACCGGTACAAGCTCCACGTTCGCGTCTTCCTCTCCCGCTACCGCAGCCAGTGGCCCTGCCCGCGCTGCGGCGGGGCGCGGCTCCGTCCCGAGGCGCTGACGGTCACGGTCGGGGGCGCCACCATCGCCGACTGGAACGCCAAGACCGTCGAGGACCTCAACGCCTTCCTGGAGTCCATCAGCTTCACGCCGTGGGAGGCGGCGGTGGGGCGCGAGGCGCTCAAGCTGCTGCGCGCCAAGCTCTCCTTCCTCCAGCGAGTCGGGCTCGGCTACCTGACCCTCGGCCGCCAGACGCGCACGCTCTCGGGCGGCGAGGCCCAGCGCATTAACCTCGCCAACCAGCTGGGGGCGCAGCTGGTGGGCACGCTGTACGTGCTCGACGAGCCCTCGATCGGGCTCCACGCGCGCGACACCGAGCGGCTGGCCGAGCTCTGCCGCGAGCTGGCGCAGGCGGGCAACACCGTCATCATCGTCGAGCACGACCGGTCCTTCATCGAGTCCGCCGACTACCTGGTCGAGATGGGGCCGGGATCGGGCGAGCGTGGCGGCGCGGTCGTCTTCGCGGGTACCCAGGCCGAGTTCGCCAAGGACCCGCGCTCGCTCACCGCCGCGTACCTGACCGGCCGGGAGAGCATCCCGCTGCCCCTGACGCGGCGTGAGGGGCGTCGTGCCCTCGTGATCCGCGGCGCGCGTGAGCACAACTTGAAAAATCTGACCGTGCGCATCCCGCTCCATACCCTCACCTGCGTCACGGGCGTCTCGGGCTCCGGCAAGTCCACGCTCGTCCACGACACGCTCTACCGCGTGCTGGCGCGCCACTTCAAGATCGAGCCGGCGCGTCCCGGCGCCCATGACGAAGTCCGCGGGGTGGAGTTCGTCAAGGGCATCCACCTGATCGACCAGGAACCCATCGGCCGCACGCCGCGCTCGAACCCCGTCACCTACGTCAAGGCCTTCGACGAGATCCGCAAGCTCTTCGCCGGGCTGCCGCGGGCCAAGGCGCTTGGGCTCGCCGCGGGCGCCTTCTCCTTCAACGTGCCCGGCGGACGCTGCGAGGCCTGCCAGGGCGACGGCCTGCAGAAGCTCGAGATGTACTTCTTCGAGGACGTCTACGTCACCTGCCAAGAGTGCGAAGGACGGCGGTACCGCCCGGACGTGCTGCAGGTCACCTACAAGAACCGCAACATCAGCCAGGTGCTGCGGCAGACGGTGGACGAGGCCGTCGAGTTCTTCGCGGCGCAGCCGGTCCTCGCGCGGCGGCTCAAGGGGCTGCAGGAGGTGGGCCTGGGCTATCTCCGCCTCGGCCAGCCGGCGACGACGCTCTCCGGCGGCGAGGCCCAGCGCCTCAAGATCGCGGCGGAGCTCTCCGCCAAGCTCGCCTCGGACATGCTCTACATCCTCGACGAGCCGACGACGGGCCTGCACCTGGACGACGTGAAGAAGCTCCTCGTGGTGCTCAACCGCCTCGTGGACGCGGGCAACACGGTCCTCGTGGTGGAGCACCATCTCGACGTCGTCAAGACGGCGGATTGGGTCATTGACCTCGGCCCCGAGGGCGGCGCGGCCGGCGGCGAGATCGTCGCCGAAGGCACGCCTGAGCAGGTCGCCCAAAGCGTCGGCTCGTACACCGGCAAGTTCCTGCGCGATCTCCTGCCGCGGCCCAACGGCCTGCCGCGGCCCAATGGAAGGACGGCGCCGGGCGCCACTGAGTGAGGCCCGCTCCGTTCTACGGCTGGGTGGTCGTGGGGGCGGCCTTCTCCGTCCTCTTCATGGCCTACGGCGCCCAGTTCTCCTTCGGGGTCTTCTTCTCCGCGCTGCTCGAGGAGTTCGGCTGGAGCCGCGGCGCGCTCTCCGGCGCCTTCGCGCTCTACGCCTTCGGCTACAGCGGCCTGGCCGCCGTCTCGGGCCGGTTGACGGACCGCTGGGGGCCGCGCGCCGTCATCGCCACGGGCGGCGTGTTCCTCGGCGCGGGCTGGATCGCCATGAGCGCGACCAGCGCAATCTGGCACCCCTACGTCTTCTACGGCGTCGTGGCCGCCGTCGGCATGTCCACGGCGAACGTCCCCTGCACCGCCACGGTGGCTCGCTGGTTCGCCAGACGGCGGGGGCTCGCCACGGGCCTGGCCTCGGCGGGCGGCAGCTTCGGCGCCTTCTGCCTGCCGCCGATCGCCCAGCTCCTCGTGTCGGGCGTCGGCTGGCGCCGAGCCTACGTCATCTTCGGCACGGCTATCCTCCTGATTGTCAACCTGCTAGCCCCGCTCATGAAGCGCGATCCCGAGGGACTCGGCCTCACGCCCGATGGCGACCCACCCAGCGAGCACACCGGCGCCGTGGCCGCACGGGGCACGGATTACACGATGAGCCAGGCCATGCGGACACGGGCCTTCTGGGTGCTCTTCGCCCTCTTCGCGGCCACGTGGATCCCGATCTTCGCGCCTTTGGTCCATCTGGTGCCCCTGGCCCGTGGGCTGGGTGTCGACCCGCTCGTGGCGACGACGCTCGTGAGCGCGCTCGGCATGGCGGGCATCGTCGGCCGCCTCATCATGGGCAGCCTCTCGGACCGCATCGGCCGCCGGCCGGCGATCGGCATCGGGCTCGTCCTTCAGATTTTGGCCTTTCTCGGGTTCGCGG encodes the following:
- a CDS encoding rubrerythrin family protein; this encodes MAGKSLKGTKSHENLKEAFAGESQANRRYVYFARVADIEGFPDMAGLFKDTADAETGHAFGHMDFLKEVGDPATGEPFGKTEANLKSAVAGETYEYTQMYPGMAKTARDEGFAELAEWFETLAKAEKSHAGRFAKGLKQIAGKDPAEAI
- a CDS encoding transcriptional repressor, with protein sequence MRTIPKSPDAALRAHGLRLTGPRRVILEVLRDTESHPTAEWVYRLVRRRLPRVSLGTVYRNLRLLVAEGLAAEIPGPHARFDANMDAHHHFTCVRCGRIVDVDGPLAEPHAEALRVRIAARTGLAITHHRIEFFGRCPQCRSAKARPHRPRRSP
- the uvrA gene encoding excinuclease ABC subunit UvrA, with the translated sequence MAQPLWLRIEGARQNNLKNVTLAIPHDRVTVVTGVSGSGKSSLAFDTIFAEGQWRYIESLSAYARMFLERLDRPDVDRIEHIRPAIALEQKNPVRTARSTVGTATELHDYLRLLFAKVGRVHCPTCGSEARSDSAERVADELIRDHPGAGALVCFPLPAAPRPDPKAFVAALVQRGFARIKVGETLLDLAEAQSPAVTLPALDGQPVQVVLDRVTLSPGSRRRITESLETALGEGDGRAAVEIVGHGPLTVSREFRCPRCEMPLARPQPLLFSFNHPLGACPECKGFGNILRYDEALVVPDPSRSLGEGAVAPWSQPSGRRYQKQLLKAAKKRGVDISRPYALLAQKDRDWIYQGGDDFPGIQGFFEEIEGYRYKLHVRVFLSRYRSQWPCPRCGGARLRPEALTVTVGGATIADWNAKTVEDLNAFLESISFTPWEAAVGREALKLLRAKLSFLQRVGLGYLTLGRQTRTLSGGEAQRINLANQLGAQLVGTLYVLDEPSIGLHARDTERLAELCRELAQAGNTVIIVEHDRSFIESADYLVEMGPGSGERGGAVVFAGTQAEFAKDPRSLTAAYLTGRESIPLPLTRREGRRALVIRGAREHNLKNLTVRIPLHTLTCVTGVSGSGKSTLVHDTLYRVLARHFKIEPARPGAHDEVRGVEFVKGIHLIDQEPIGRTPRSNPVTYVKAFDEIRKLFAGLPRAKALGLAAGAFSFNVPGGRCEACQGDGLQKLEMYFFEDVYVTCQECEGRRYRPDVLQVTYKNRNISQVLRQTVDEAVEFFAAQPVLARRLKGLQEVGLGYLRLGQPATTLSGGEAQRLKIAAELSAKLASDMLYILDEPTTGLHLDDVKKLLVVLNRLVDAGNTVLVVEHHLDVVKTADWVIDLGPEGGAAGGEIVAEGTPEQVAQSVGSYTGKFLRDLLPRPNGLPRPNGRTAPGATE
- a CDS encoding MFS transporter; translated protein: MRPAPFYGWVVVGAAFSVLFMAYGAQFSFGVFFSALLEEFGWSRGALSGAFALYAFGYSGLAAVSGRLTDRWGPRAVIATGGVFLGAGWIAMSATSAIWHPYVFYGVVAAVGMSTANVPCTATVARWFARRRGLATGLASAGGSFGAFCLPPIAQLLVSGVGWRRAYVIFGTAILLIVNLLAPLMKRDPEGLGLTPDGDPPSEHTGAVAARGTDYTMSQAMRTRAFWVLFALFAATWIPIFAPLVHLVPLARGLGVDPLVATTLVSALGMAGIVGRLIMGSLSDRIGRRPAIGIGLVLQILAFLGFAVADALPGLYAASIAFGFSYGAVASLFPAIVADFFGRERAGSLVGLLFAMSGSMAALGPLGAGFIYDRTGSYGPAWVGSAALNVVALGLLAWARPPRRLELSLKEA